Proteins encoded within one genomic window of Candidatus Dormiibacterota bacterium:
- a CDS encoding glycoside hydrolase family 15 protein yields the protein MYPYGLIGNCETAALVSTGGAVDWFCYPRFDSPSIFAAILDKQRGGSFRIAPVNPVPTGEQAYIHDTNILTTTFHRAGGTLVVTDFMPCFNEGERFLSLKRICRGLEARGGPVEVECVLDPAPAYGRARTSFAEREGIVIASGGAQEVILSSTVPLHGTVEEVDGRPRYVFRFTVEPGPQVWITLGFGERYFALGRKFPSSSDATELAERTRAFWVGWLEQCLYQGPFQDAVRRSSLVIKLLTYAPTGALCAAPTTSIPEDPGGDRNWDYRYCWLRDASYGIAALFRAGFEQEAVDFINWIRDRAYDHDFAMQILYRVDGDPHLPESFLEHLAGYEGARPVRIGNRAAGQRQTDVFGAVIDCMAVYQRKGGFISTKLWHVIERLADGVWELSREPDNGIWEFQGARKHHTHSKLWCWVALDRAITLAKGTGNTSRLEVWEQQAAALRAEIELRAWNPKIGAFTQAYDDECLDAAVLQMPVLGFLPATDPRMRATIETLSQRLLNGPYVRRYDCADDQGYLSAAFLLCSFWYVDGLIGMNRLDAAERQLTELIALSSPLGLLAEGNDPVSGAPRGNFPQAYSHLGVIDSAVRLERARAAERAAAQTREPQKAAG from the coding sequence GTGTATCCCTACGGACTGATCGGCAATTGCGAAACCGCGGCCCTGGTCTCGACCGGGGGGGCCGTCGACTGGTTCTGCTACCCACGGTTCGACTCGCCCTCCATCTTCGCGGCGATCCTCGACAAGCAACGTGGGGGCAGCTTCCGCATCGCGCCGGTCAACCCGGTGCCCACGGGCGAGCAAGCCTACATCCACGACACCAACATCCTGACCACGACCTTCCACCGGGCAGGAGGGACCCTCGTCGTGACCGACTTCATGCCCTGCTTCAACGAGGGCGAGCGCTTCCTGTCGCTCAAGCGCATCTGCCGCGGCCTCGAGGCCCGGGGTGGCCCGGTTGAGGTCGAGTGCGTGCTCGACCCCGCGCCTGCCTACGGCCGCGCGCGCACCAGCTTCGCCGAGCGCGAGGGCATCGTCATCGCCTCGGGCGGCGCGCAGGAGGTGATCCTTTCCTCGACCGTCCCGCTTCATGGGACGGTGGAGGAAGTCGACGGCCGGCCCCGCTACGTCTTCCGCTTCACGGTCGAGCCCGGGCCGCAGGTCTGGATCACGCTGGGCTTCGGCGAGCGCTACTTCGCCCTCGGCCGAAAGTTCCCCAGCAGCAGCGACGCCACCGAGCTCGCCGAGCGCACGCGGGCCTTCTGGGTCGGCTGGCTCGAGCAGTGTCTTTATCAAGGTCCCTTCCAGGACGCCGTCCGTCGCTCCTCACTGGTGATCAAGCTCCTGACCTACGCGCCGACCGGTGCGCTCTGCGCCGCCCCGACTACGTCCATCCCGGAAGACCCGGGCGGCGATCGCAACTGGGATTACCGCTACTGCTGGCTGCGTGACGCGTCGTACGGCATCGCGGCACTCTTTCGCGCGGGTTTCGAGCAGGAAGCCGTCGACTTCATCAACTGGATCCGCGACCGCGCCTACGACCACGACTTTGCCATGCAGATCCTCTATCGGGTAGACGGCGACCCGCACCTTCCCGAATCGTTCCTCGAGCATCTGGCGGGCTACGAAGGCGCCCGGCCGGTTCGCATCGGCAACCGTGCTGCCGGGCAGCGACAGACCGATGTCTTCGGGGCGGTGATCGACTGCATGGCGGTCTATCAGCGCAAGGGCGGTTTCATCTCGACCAAGCTCTGGCACGTGATCGAGCGCCTCGCCGACGGTGTCTGGGAGCTGAGTCGCGAACCCGACAACGGCATCTGGGAATTCCAGGGCGCGCGCAAGCATCACACCCACAGCAAGCTGTGGTGCTGGGTCGCGTTGGATCGGGCGATCACGCTGGCGAAGGGGACCGGCAACACGTCGCGCCTGGAGGTCTGGGAGCAACAGGCGGCGGCGCTGCGAGCGGAGATCGAACTACGTGCCTGGAATCCCAAGATTGGCGCCTTTACGCAGGCTTACGACGACGAGTGCCTGGATGCCGCGGTGCTGCAGATGCCGGTGCTGGGGTTTCTGCCGGCGACCGATCCCAGGATGCGCGCCACCATCGAGACCCTCAGCCAGCGGCTGCTGAACGGCCCCTATGTTCGCCGCTACGACTGCGCGGATGACCAGGGCTACCTGAGCGCGGCGTTTCTCCTCTGCAGCTTCTGGTACGTGGACGGCCTCATTGGGATGAACCGGCTCGACGCCGCCGAGCGCCAGCTGACCGAGCTGATCGCGCTATCCTCGCCGCTGGGACTCCTCGCGGAAGGCAATGACCCGGTTTCCGGAGCACCGCGTGGCAACTTCCCGCAGGCCTACAGCCACCTGGGCGTGATCGACAGCGCGGTGCGCTTGGAGCGGGCTCGCGCCGCCGAGCGGGCGGCCGCCCAGACTCGCGAGCCCCAGAAAGCCGCGGGCTAG
- a CDS encoding CTP synthase, with translation MPKYVFVTGGVVSSIGKGITAASIGTILKARGLSVSLQKLDPYINIDPGTMSPYQHGEVFVTDDGAETDLDLGHYERFIDANLSKASNVTTGKIYAEVIAKERRGDYLGGTVQVIPHVTNEIKERITRVTWEDNPDVVIVEVGGTVGDIESLPFLEAIRQLKNDLGRKNVFYVHLTLVPFIEASEEFKSKPTQHSVAALRSIGIQPDAIVCRSERAISVALKDKIALFCDVDRRAVISVPDAASIYEVPLMLEDSGLGNVIVEALEAPAQAPDLSDWKELVHRIQHPAGSVRIGVVGKYLPAPDAYISVTEALRHAGVHHNLRVDIKWIASETLESGDLRALDEVDGVVVPGGFGHRGIEGKIAAARFARTSLTPYLGLCLGMQCAVIEFGRDLLGQPDANSTEFNAFTSHPVIDLLPEQRDVADKGGTMRLGLYPCKLQPGTLAAQAYGEPIVYERHRHRFEFNNAYREAMWEAGMIFSGTSPNDRLVEIIELRDHPWFVASQFHPEFRSRPNRPHPLFRDFVKAAAVRAGVLPADAQPLQTPAISPDKTAQSA, from the coding sequence GTGCCGAAGTACGTCTTCGTAACCGGTGGCGTGGTTTCCTCGATCGGCAAGGGGATCACGGCGGCGTCCATAGGGACCATCCTGAAGGCCCGCGGCCTGAGCGTCTCCCTCCAAAAGCTGGATCCCTATATCAACATCGACCCTGGCACGATGTCCCCCTATCAGCATGGGGAGGTGTTCGTCACCGACGACGGTGCCGAGACCGACCTCGACCTGGGCCATTACGAGCGGTTCATCGACGCCAATCTGAGCAAGGCCAGCAACGTGACCACCGGAAAGATCTATGCCGAGGTCATCGCCAAGGAGCGGCGCGGCGATTACCTGGGCGGCACGGTGCAGGTGATCCCGCACGTGACCAATGAGATCAAGGAACGCATCACCCGGGTGACCTGGGAAGACAACCCGGACGTCGTGATCGTCGAAGTCGGTGGGACGGTCGGCGACATCGAATCGCTCCCCTTTCTGGAGGCGATCCGCCAGCTGAAGAACGACCTCGGCCGCAAAAACGTCTTTTACGTGCACCTCACGCTGGTGCCGTTCATCGAAGCCTCGGAGGAGTTCAAGAGCAAGCCGACCCAGCACAGCGTCGCCGCGCTGCGCAGCATCGGCATCCAGCCCGATGCCATCGTCTGCCGCTCGGAGCGCGCGATCAGCGTCGCCCTCAAGGACAAGATCGCGTTGTTCTGCGACGTCGACCGGCGGGCCGTGATCTCCGTCCCCGACGCCGCCTCCATCTACGAAGTGCCGTTGATGCTGGAAGACTCCGGCCTGGGCAACGTCATCGTCGAGGCGTTGGAGGCGCCGGCCCAAGCGCCGGACCTGAGCGATTGGAAGGAGCTGGTCCATCGCATCCAGCACCCCGCCGGCAGTGTGCGCATCGGGGTGGTGGGGAAGTACTTACCGGCGCCCGATGCCTATATCAGCGTGACGGAAGCGCTCCGACACGCCGGCGTTCACCACAACCTGCGGGTCGACATCAAGTGGATCGCCTCCGAAACGCTGGAGTCGGGTGATTTGCGCGCGCTCGACGAAGTCGACGGCGTCGTGGTCCCGGGCGGATTCGGTCATCGCGGCATTGAGGGGAAGATTGCCGCGGCCCGATTCGCCCGGACCTCGCTCACCCCTTATCTCGGGCTCTGTCTGGGGATGCAATGCGCCGTCATCGAGTTCGGACGCGATCTGCTGGGTCAGCCCGACGCCAACAGCACCGAGTTCAACGCATTCACCAGCCATCCGGTGATCGACCTCTTGCCGGAGCAGCGCGACGTCGCCGACAAGGGCGGCACCATGCGGCTCGGTCTCTATCCCTGCAAACTCCAGCCGGGCACGCTCGCGGCCCAGGCCTACGGCGAGCCGATTGTCTATGAGCGGCACCGGCATCGTTTCGAGTTCAACAACGCCTATCGGGAGGCGATGTGGGAGGCGGGCATGATCTTCAGCGGAACCTCGCCCAATGACCGGTTGGTGGAGATCATCGAGTTGCGCGACCACCCCTGGTTCGTTGCGTCGCAATTCCACCCGGAATTCCGCTCCCGGCCGAACCGTCCGCATCCGCTCTTCCGCGACTTCGTCAAGGCGGCAGCCGTGAGAGCGGGCGTTCTTCCGGCCGACGCCCAGCCGCTGCAGACGCCCGCGATTTCTCCGGACAAGACCGCGCAAAGCGCGTGA
- the glpX gene encoding class II fructose-bisphosphatase, protein MKSDVSTPASGGATTPRTVQPNLGLELVRATEAAALSAGRWMGNLDREGIRGTAANAMREALTGVHMSGTIVIGEESASAPLGLGQLVGDGSGDACDVALKPLDGSTLVAKGLPNAVSVVATVDRGSLVRAPVGMYAEKIAVGPEARGSIDVTDSVENNLQRVAFAKKVQVSDLTVVMLDRPRHEPLMDQVRQVGARITLLSDGDIAAAIMATLEGTGIDVMLGIGGLPEAVLAACALKCLGGDLQCRLWLRSRDDEEKARAGGFEDLRGVFSVDDLVRGEDVAFAATGVTDGEFLRGVIYHHFWAETESMVFRSKSGTVRHLNTKHHYALKSVEGAHRKVR, encoded by the coding sequence GTGAAGTCTGACGTCTCCACGCCCGCCTCGGGCGGTGCGACCACGCCGCGGACGGTCCAACCGAATCTCGGCCTCGAGCTGGTGCGCGCGACCGAAGCCGCCGCGCTCTCGGCCGGGCGCTGGATGGGGAACCTCGATCGCGAGGGGATTCGGGGGACGGCGGCCAACGCCATGCGCGAAGCGCTCACCGGGGTGCACATGAGCGGCACGATCGTCATCGGCGAAGAGTCGGCGTCTGCGCCCCTCGGGCTCGGACAACTCGTGGGCGACGGAAGCGGCGACGCCTGCGACGTGGCGCTCAAGCCGCTCGACGGCTCCACGCTGGTCGCCAAGGGTCTCCCGAACGCGGTCTCCGTCGTGGCCACCGTCGATCGCGGTTCGCTGGTGCGGGCGCCGGTTGGTATGTACGCCGAAAAGATCGCGGTCGGCCCCGAAGCGCGGGGGTCGATCGACGTCACGGATTCGGTCGAGAACAACCTGCAGCGGGTGGCGTTCGCCAAGAAAGTCCAGGTCTCGGATCTCACGGTGGTGATGCTCGACCGCCCACGCCACGAACCCCTGATGGACCAGGTGCGCCAGGTCGGCGCCCGCATCACGCTGCTCAGCGACGGCGACATCGCCGCCGCCATCATGGCCACCCTCGAGGGAACTGGCATCGACGTGATGCTCGGCATTGGCGGCTTGCCGGAAGCGGTGCTGGCCGCCTGCGCGCTGAAATGCCTGGGCGGCGACCTACAATGCCGCCTCTGGTTGCGCTCCCGTGACGACGAGGAGAAGGCACGCGCCGGCGGCTTCGAGGATTTGCGCGGTGTTTTCTCGGTCGACGACCTGGTACGAGGCGAGGACGTCGCGTTCGCGGCCACCGGCGTGACCGACGGCGAGTTCCTGCGCGGCGTGATCTATCACCACTTCTGGGCGGAGACCGAATCGATGGTCTTCCGCAGCAAGAGCGGGACGGTCCGCCACCTGAACACCAAGCACCACTACGCCCTCAAGTCGGTCGAAGGCGCGCACCGGAAAGTTCGCTAG
- a CDS encoding M23 family metallopeptidase has translation MLAAGPLAFRHPIAEVHATSGSVTVAARSSVSEAPLGPGGETRIRAQRAPAVPVDDLAPPAAIAELVATREHLVRFVWPTHGTITQTFFEYHPGIDIANDVGTPEVAADGGHVVFAGWGSYGIYVEIDHGNGFHTIYGHMSAVMVKTGQVVTQGQEIGLMGATGRASGPHLHFEIRFEGTPQNPIDLLS, from the coding sequence GTGCTGGCTGCGGGGCCGCTCGCATTCCGGCATCCCATCGCCGAGGTCCACGCCACCAGCGGGAGCGTTACGGTCGCGGCCAGGAGCAGCGTGAGTGAGGCTCCGCTCGGGCCCGGCGGCGAGACCCGCATCCGCGCACAGCGCGCGCCTGCCGTGCCGGTCGATGACCTGGCACCGCCGGCGGCAATCGCCGAGCTCGTCGCCACTCGTGAACATCTGGTCCGGTTTGTCTGGCCAACTCATGGCACCATCACCCAGACGTTCTTCGAGTACCACCCAGGGATCGACATCGCCAACGACGTGGGAACGCCGGAGGTTGCCGCCGACGGGGGGCATGTCGTCTTTGCGGGCTGGGGATCGTATGGGATTTACGTCGAGATCGACCACGGCAACGGGTTCCATACGATCTACGGGCACATGTCGGCGGTAATGGTCAAAACCGGCCAGGTAGTCACGCAGGGCCAGGAAATCGGGCTGATGGGCGCGACCGGTCGCGCCAGCGGGCCTCACCTGCATTTCGAGATCCGCTTCGAGGGCACTCCGCAGAACCCGATCGACCTGTTGTCGTAA
- a CDS encoding radical SAM protein, producing MAQSGWDVIAPDRLIPLPPGTTLMHLPGRVQLGSAGGATAPVEDPDAVAVAAVLPPGYLRTLLPAYLAGDDAPVLPLYGYAAVAAVDGEPYVAAMRTDRWSAWDPQAVDRQHIDRGIRAARRPMPDSRLLRHLETCATDYRCLTAQNVFLRRGEGAIPVSPACNAACLGCISEQWGDVASPQTRLAFAPTAAEIAELAAWHLSASPANFVSFGQGCEGEALTRGAVLVEATRRIRSAWPAATIHINTNASRPDVLRRLIDAGLNSIRISIFSLHDERFRAYYRPIGYGLEQVAQCAELMAAAGGQVTINLLTFPGISDAPAELDALVAFVREHRVHQVQLRSLNVDPLWLLARIPDPTRGIGMRAFVRELGARCPGLQLGNFTRAWSVPAPISA from the coding sequence GTGGCACAAAGTGGGTGGGATGTCATTGCTCCCGATCGGCTGATCCCGCTCCCGCCGGGGACAACCCTGATGCATCTCCCCGGTCGGGTGCAGCTCGGCTCGGCCGGTGGCGCCACCGCCCCAGTCGAAGACCCCGATGCGGTCGCCGTGGCCGCCGTGCTGCCGCCGGGGTACCTACGGACCCTGCTGCCAGCCTACCTGGCCGGCGACGATGCGCCGGTCCTGCCGCTGTATGGGTACGCCGCGGTGGCCGCCGTCGACGGCGAGCCGTACGTGGCCGCGATGCGAACCGACCGCTGGAGTGCCTGGGACCCACAGGCGGTCGATCGGCAGCACATCGACCGCGGGATCCGCGCGGCGCGACGTCCAATGCCCGACAGCCGGCTGCTCCGCCACCTCGAGACCTGTGCCACCGACTACCGATGCCTGACGGCGCAGAATGTCTTCCTCCGCCGCGGCGAAGGCGCGATCCCCGTTTCGCCCGCGTGCAACGCGGCCTGTCTGGGCTGCATCTCGGAGCAGTGGGGCGACGTCGCCTCGCCGCAGACCCGCCTCGCCTTCGCTCCCACCGCGGCGGAGATTGCCGAGCTCGCAGCGTGGCACCTGAGCGCCAGCCCGGCGAACTTCGTTAGCTTTGGTCAGGGCTGCGAGGGCGAGGCGCTGACTCGCGGTGCCGTGCTGGTCGAGGCGACTCGCCGCATCCGGTCGGCCTGGCCGGCCGCGACCATCCACATCAACACCAATGCCTCACGTCCGGACGTCCTCCGCCGGCTGATCGATGCCGGATTGAATTCGATCCGTATCAGCATCTTCAGCCTCCACGATGAGCGGTTCCGCGCCTACTACCGGCCGATTGGTTATGGGCTGGAGCAGGTCGCCCAGTGCGCGGAGCTGATGGCCGCCGCCGGCGGACAGGTCACGATCAACCTGTTGACCTTCCCCGGCATCAGCGACGCGCCAGCAGAACTCGATGCGTTGGTCGCGTTCGTCCGGGAGCACCGGGTCCACCAGGTGCAGCTGCGCAGCCTGAACGTCGATCCGCTCTGGCTGCTGGCTCGGATCCCGGATCCCACACGGGGCATTGGCATGCGGGCGTTCGTTCGCGAGCTGGGGGCGCGCTGCCCGGGGCTCCAGCTGGGCAACTTCACGCGGGCGTGGAGCGTACCGGCGCCGATCTCGGCGTAA
- a CDS encoding site-2 protease family protein: MGKLNVMADLYSQNQEPTAGGADYGYRTDRPVQADIPAQPDNRGRRNGGLAAGILAFLAFVFGKLSYVGLLLLKFKGLWFTIVSTGLTALIYAQIFGWAFGVGIVLLILIHESGHVVVARIIGLPVSLPVMIPFLGAFVSMKQQPRTVAQESIMAIGGPVLGSIAAGLCYLGYLATPDSSTGQLLRALAYFGFLINLFNLIPLTPLDGGRVTSLLSKWFNVAGLAIAAGLLLFELQSGTRVSPVLFLVLIFGAFSTYQRFRSTVLNPAYYAVDAQTKVIVGAVYLGLLFALGVGMLQTSAILR; this comes from the coding sequence GTGGGCAAGCTCAATGTGATGGCTGATCTGTATTCGCAGAACCAGGAGCCAACTGCGGGCGGGGCCGATTACGGCTACCGGACCGACCGGCCAGTCCAGGCCGATATCCCCGCACAGCCTGACAACCGCGGAAGGCGGAACGGCGGGCTGGCAGCGGGAATTCTCGCCTTCCTCGCCTTCGTTTTCGGCAAGCTCTCCTACGTTGGGCTGCTACTGCTCAAGTTCAAAGGGCTGTGGTTCACCATCGTCTCGACCGGGCTGACGGCCTTGATCTACGCACAGATCTTCGGTTGGGCCTTCGGCGTCGGCATCGTGCTCCTCATCCTGATCCATGAGAGCGGCCACGTCGTGGTGGCCCGAATTATCGGCCTGCCGGTCAGCCTTCCCGTCATGATCCCGTTCCTCGGCGCCTTCGTCAGCATGAAGCAACAGCCGCGTACCGTCGCCCAGGAATCCATCATGGCGATCGGGGGTCCGGTGCTGGGGTCGATCGCTGCCGGCCTGTGCTACCTCGGCTACCTCGCCACGCCCGACTCGAGCACCGGTCAGCTGTTGCGGGCGCTTGCCTACTTCGGCTTTCTGATCAACCTCTTCAATCTGATTCCGCTCACGCCGCTTGACGGTGGCCGCGTGACGTCGTTGCTCTCCAAGTGGTTCAACGTCGCTGGGCTGGCGATTGCGGCCGGGCTGCTCCTCTTCGAGTTGCAGTCCGGAACGAGGGTGAGCCCGGTCCTCTTCCTGGTCTTGATCTTCGGGGCCTTCTCCACCTACCAGCGGTTTCGGTCGACGGTCCTCAATCCGGCCTACTACGCCGTTGACGCCCAGACGAAGGTCATCGTCGGAGCCGTTTACCTCGGGCTGCTCTTCGCACTGGGCGTTGGCATGCTTCAGACGTCCGCCATCTTGAGATAG
- the rpmE gene encoding 50S ribosomal protein L31, whose amino-acid sequence MKATIHPTYYHDAVVVCLCGNKFTTGSTQKELKTEVCSVCHPFFSGQQRIVDTQGRVDRFQQRQQRKR is encoded by the coding sequence ATGAAAGCCACCATCCATCCGACCTACTACCACGATGCCGTGGTCGTCTGCCTGTGCGGCAACAAGTTCACCACCGGCTCGACTCAGAAAGAGCTCAAGACCGAGGTCTGTTCGGTCTGCCATCCCTTCTTCAGCGGCCAGCAGCGAATCGTCGATACGCAGGGCCGCGTCGACCGGTTCCAGCAGCGCCAGCAGCGGAAGAGATAA
- a CDS encoding DUF1385 domain-containing protein: MSAAVSQDKFFYGGQAVLEGVMMRGRTTYAVAVRKPDGEIQVLRERLRSIIYTHPVWKLPLLRGLAGLWEQLHLGMKALMWSANIQAAAEQVELSATTIRVTMAIAVAGALLFFLGVPLLAAGFLSRGHSNLFFGVVDGAVRIALLLLYLYAISFKAEIARLFAYHGAEHKTINAYEAGLPLDVPNVRTQSTLHPRCGTGFLLAVMVVSAFVFGLVGRPALPLLLLSRVVLIPVIAMLAYEFIRFAGRHRNNPIVKVLILPFLLTQKLTTREPDDRQIEVALAAFEGARQEEKEAAA; the protein is encoded by the coding sequence ATGAGCGCGGCTGTGAGCCAGGACAAGTTCTTCTACGGCGGCCAGGCCGTGCTCGAGGGCGTCATGATGCGCGGCCGCACCACCTACGCGGTCGCCGTCCGCAAGCCCGACGGCGAGATCCAGGTCTTGCGCGAGCGCCTGCGGTCCATCATCTACACCCACCCGGTCTGGAAGCTGCCGCTGCTCCGCGGTCTGGCCGGGCTCTGGGAGCAGCTCCACCTCGGCATGAAGGCGCTGATGTGGTCGGCGAACATCCAGGCCGCCGCCGAGCAGGTGGAACTGAGCGCGACCACCATCCGCGTGACGATGGCGATCGCGGTGGCCGGCGCGTTGCTCTTTTTCCTTGGCGTCCCCCTGCTGGCGGCGGGCTTCCTGAGCCGCGGTCACAGCAATCTCTTCTTCGGGGTGGTCGACGGGGCGGTCCGGATCGCGCTGCTCTTGCTCTACCTCTATGCCATCTCCTTCAAGGCGGAGATCGCGCGACTCTTCGCCTACCACGGTGCCGAGCACAAGACGATCAATGCCTACGAAGCGGGGCTTCCGCTCGACGTGCCCAACGTGCGGACGCAGAGCACGCTCCATCCGCGCTGCGGCACCGGCTTCCTGCTCGCCGTGATGGTCGTCAGCGCCTTTGTCTTTGGATTGGTCGGCCGTCCGGCCCTGCCCCTTTTGCTGCTGTCGCGCGTCGTGCTCATCCCGGTGATTGCCATGCTGGCCTATGAGTTCATTCGCTTTGCCGGCCGACATCGGAACAACCCGATCGTGAAGGTGCTGATCCTCCCGTTCCTCCTGACCCAGAAGCTCACCACGCGGGAACCGGACGACCGTCAGATCGAGGTGGCACTGGCGGCATTCGAGGGAGCCCGGCAAGAGGAGAAAGAGGCCGCGGCCTGA
- the prfA gene encoding peptide chain release factor 1 produces the protein MFEQLEAVRARYYAITERLADPAVHADLKELQRLSKEQAQLRDLVHLYEAYRRAERGMAEARELAEQERDPEMQAYARQELEKQQAERDRLEGELNVALVPKDPTDDKDVIVEIRQGTGGDEAGLFAADLFRMYSRYAESHRWKVDLLSENVTERGGFKEVVFEVRGRGAYSRLKFENGVHRVQRVPETEAQGRIHTSTATVVVMPEAEDVDVVINPERLKVDVYRSGGHGGQSVNTTDSAVRLTYTPEDGGAPIVVTCQDERSQLKNKAKAEKVLMTRLLDRQMAQQQEALTEVRRSAVGSGDRSEKVRTYNYPEGRITDHRIDFKYYKLPQFVEAGDLDPVIDRLIAWDRGNRLSEPPNGAARN, from the coding sequence ATGTTCGAACAGCTCGAAGCCGTTCGGGCCCGGTACTACGCGATCACCGAGCGGCTGGCGGACCCCGCGGTTCATGCCGACCTCAAGGAACTCCAGCGGCTGAGCAAAGAGCAGGCCCAGCTCCGCGACCTGGTGCACCTCTATGAAGCCTACCGCCGTGCCGAGCGCGGCATGGCCGAAGCCCGCGAACTGGCCGAACAGGAGCGAGATCCCGAGATGCAGGCCTACGCACGCCAGGAATTGGAGAAGCAGCAGGCGGAACGCGACCGCCTCGAAGGCGAGCTCAACGTCGCCCTCGTGCCCAAGGATCCCACCGACGACAAGGACGTGATCGTCGAGATCCGGCAGGGGACCGGCGGTGATGAGGCGGGATTGTTTGCCGCCGACCTCTTCCGCATGTACAGCCGCTATGCTGAGTCGCATCGCTGGAAGGTCGACCTGCTCTCGGAGAACGTGACCGAGCGCGGCGGCTTCAAAGAGGTGGTCTTCGAGGTTCGCGGTCGAGGCGCCTACTCGCGCCTGAAATTCGAGAACGGCGTGCACCGCGTGCAGCGGGTGCCGGAGACCGAGGCGCAAGGACGCATCCACACCTCGACAGCCACCGTCGTGGTGATGCCCGAGGCTGAGGACGTCGATGTTGTCATCAATCCAGAGCGGCTCAAGGTCGACGTCTACCGCTCCGGCGGGCACGGCGGGCAGAGCGTCAACACCACGGACTCGGCGGTCCGCCTCACCTACACGCCCGAGGACGGCGGTGCGCCTATCGTTGTCACCTGCCAGGACGAGCGCTCTCAGCTCAAGAACAAGGCCAAGGCGGAAAAGGTGCTGATGACCCGCCTGCTCGACCGCCAGATGGCGCAGCAGCAGGAGGCCCTGACCGAGGTCCGTCGTTCAGCCGTCGGCTCGGGCGATCGCAGCGAAAAAGTCCGTACCTATAACTATCCGGAAGGCCGGATCACCGACCACCGGATCGACTTCAAGTACTACAAGCTGCCCCAGTTCGTCGAGGCCGGCGACCTCGACCCGGTGATCGATCGTTTGATCGCCTGGGACCGCGGGAACCGGTTGAGCGAACCGCCGAATGGCGCCGCGCGCAACTGA
- the prmC gene encoding peptide chain release factor N(5)-glutamine methyltransferase, with product MAPRATDGGRVKAQLAKARATLDTAGIPLPWLDAEILVAHVLQSSRERLHSHPERELTVAQRAQLRRLTSRRVARVPLPYLVGEREFYGYMFRVTPAVLIPRPSSELLVELAIDWLTAHPRARRMIDLGTGSGAVAISVAKAVPQIHIEARDVSARALKVADENIAHYRLRRRIITLKGDLLRRASPADLILANLPYIPEALRRIRPKELDYEPALALDGGKDGLLLIRVALAQAPAVLKPGGLVLFECDPAQIRRVVRLAQGHWPAALVTVHKDLAGQDRVVRIQT from the coding sequence ATGGCGCCGCGCGCAACTGACGGCGGCCGGGTCAAGGCGCAGCTCGCCAAGGCACGGGCCACCCTGGACACGGCCGGCATTCCATTACCTTGGCTCGACGCCGAGATCCTGGTGGCACACGTCCTCCAGAGTTCGCGCGAGCGGCTCCACAGCCACCCCGAGCGCGAGCTAACCGTCGCGCAGCGGGCTCAGCTGCGGCGGTTGACCAGTCGCCGAGTGGCCCGCGTTCCGCTGCCCTACCTGGTCGGCGAGCGCGAGTTCTATGGGTACATGTTTCGCGTTACCCCTGCCGTGCTGATTCCGCGCCCGTCGAGCGAGCTGCTCGTCGAGCTGGCGATCGATTGGTTGACGGCACACCCACGGGCGCGGCGGATGATCGACCTGGGTACCGGCAGCGGCGCGGTCGCGATTTCCGTCGCGAAAGCCGTGCCACAGATTCACATCGAGGCACGGGATGTCAGCGCTCGCGCGTTAAAGGTGGCTGACGAAAATATCGCGCACTACCGCCTGCGCCGGCGGATCATCACGTTGAAGGGCGACTTACTGCGCCGCGCGTCCCCAGCGGACCTGATCCTCGCCAACCTTCCCTACATCCCGGAGGCGCTGCGGCGCATTCGGCCGAAGGAGCTCGACTACGAGCCGGCGCTCGCGCTCGACGGCGGCAAGGACGGGCTGTTGCTGATTCGGGTCGCGCTGGCGCAAGCGCCTGCGGTACTGAAACCGGGCGGCCTCGTCCTCTTCGAATGCGACCCGGCGCAAATCCGCCGCGTCGTGCGCCTCGCCCAGGGGCACTGGCCCGCGGCGCTGGTGACCGTGCACAAGGACCTGGCCGGGCAGGACCGCGTGGTCCGGATCCAAACGTGA